From the Excalfactoria chinensis isolate bCotChi1 chromosome 1, bCotChi1.hap2, whole genome shotgun sequence genome, one window contains:
- the PARPBP gene encoding PCNA-interacting partner isoform X2 gives MISFQQKILNLIKYFRRQWPLFSNSERTTVCGADCMLTALQLSMAEVNKQHHGDFTVSLSDVLETWKYLLHDKLGLSYENMKEPENYADFKKAYHTFLASSNMLDIIDIYQKCRDLALVSEDESIAPSTDRIRAV, from the exons ATGATTTCTTTCCAGCAAAAGATTTTAAACTTAatcaaatatttcagaagacaaTGGCCCTTATTTTCAAACTCAGAAAGAACTACTGTGTGTGGAGCAGATTGCATGCTGACAGCATTACAACTGTCCATGGCTGAAGTCAATAAACAG caCCATGGAGATTTCACAGTGTCTCTCAGTGATGTGTTGGAAACttggaaatatttattacaTGACAAACTAGGATTATCGTATGAGAACATGAAAGAACCTGAAAATTATGCTGACTTTAAAAAGGCCTATCATACCTTCTTAGCAAGCAGCAATATGTTAGATATAATAGACATATATCAAAAGTGCCGTGATCTTGCACTTGTGTCTGAAGATGAAAGCATAGCCCCT TCAACAGACAGGATCAGAGCAGTGTGA